In Meiothermus ruber DSM 1279, the following proteins share a genomic window:
- the ribF gene encoding riboflavin biosynthesis protein RibF codes for MLLINDPSDAPAGPKVVAIGSFDGLHLGHQHLIHQAQQAAKRLHAPLLVYTFDPPSKVFMRGEGFLTDLSEKLELLRGLGVEIALIVPFTEAFARRSKDDFLEDLRTLEARQIYVGADFRFGQGRAGGLEDLNTVAPTQILPLLELGGSPVKSSRIRDLLRRGDVDEARLLLGRAYTARGIVREGDRLGRQLGFPTANLEVAPLKILPLGVFAVRVQTPQGRFGGMANVGYRPTVAGQTLRFEVHLFGFAGDLYGQELTVEFLTRLRGEMKFESLEALKAQLAQDAEAARRLLGI; via the coding sequence ATGCTGCTGATCAACGACCCCTCCGACGCACCCGCGGGCCCCAAGGTGGTGGCCATTGGCAGCTTCGATGGCCTGCACCTCGGGCATCAGCACCTGATTCACCAGGCCCAGCAGGCGGCCAAGCGCCTGCATGCGCCGCTGCTGGTTTACACCTTCGACCCCCCCAGCAAGGTCTTCATGAGGGGGGAGGGCTTCCTGACCGATTTGTCGGAAAAGCTCGAGCTCTTGAGGGGCCTGGGGGTTGAGATCGCCCTGATTGTGCCCTTTACCGAGGCCTTTGCCCGGCGCAGCAAGGACGATTTTTTGGAGGATTTGCGCACCCTCGAAGCCCGGCAGATCTATGTGGGGGCCGATTTCCGCTTTGGGCAGGGGCGGGCTGGGGGGCTGGAAGACCTCAACACCGTGGCCCCCACCCAGATTCTTCCGCTGCTCGAGCTGGGCGGCAGCCCGGTGAAGTCGAGCCGCATCCGCGACCTGCTGCGCAGGGGCGATGTGGACGAGGCCAGGCTCCTGCTGGGCCGGGCCTATACCGCCCGGGGCATCGTGCGCGAAGGTGATAGGCTGGGGCGACAGCTGGGCTTCCCCACCGCCAACCTCGAGGTCGCCCCACTCAAGATTCTGCCGCTGGGCGTGTTCGCGGTGCGGGTGCAGACCCCCCAGGGCCGGTTTGGCGGTATGGCTAATGTGGGCTACCGCCCCACGGTGGCGGGCCAGACCCTGCGCTTCGAGGTTCACCTATTTGGCTTTGCGGGTGACCTGTACGGCCAGGAACTCACCGTGGAGTTTCTGACCCGGCTGCGCGGGGAGATGAAATTCGAAAGCCTGGAAGCCCTCAAAGCCCAGCTCGCCCAAGACGCCGAGGCGGCCCGCCGGTTGCTGGGCATCTAG
- a CDS encoding ComF family protein: protein MKPLLGWWEQLTGARCPGCGAPLSQPLLCSSCRAALVPRHLPHFVYLGDYKRLSRLPKAIKYRGQRQLAHYLGELLALGVRQAEWGLDGVTAVPTLPHRQLQRGYNQAELLAQALAQTLKVPYQRVLQRAAWDRSQTQKTLYQRLQLAETTFQPTRRIKGLWLLVDDVVTTGTTFLRARKALLEAGAAKVYGAAIAVKSPHDLSRYSL from the coding sequence ATGAAGCCGTTGCTGGGCTGGTGGGAGCAGCTGACGGGGGCCCGCTGCCCCGGTTGCGGAGCACCTTTAAGCCAGCCTTTGCTGTGCTCGAGCTGCCGGGCGGCCCTCGTACCCCGCCATCTGCCCCACTTCGTCTACCTGGGCGACTACAAGCGGTTGAGCCGGCTGCCCAAGGCCATCAAGTACCGGGGTCAGCGTCAACTGGCCCACTACCTGGGCGAGCTGCTGGCCCTGGGGGTGCGGCAGGCCGAGTGGGGGCTGGACGGTGTAACCGCGGTGCCCACCCTACCCCACCGCCAGCTCCAGCGGGGCTACAACCAGGCCGAGCTGCTGGCCCAGGCGCTGGCCCAGACGCTGAAAGTTCCCTACCAGCGGGTGCTCCAGCGCGCCGCCTGGGACAGGTCGCAAACCCAGAAGACCCTGTACCAGCGCCTGCAGCTCGCTGAGACCACCTTTCAGCCAACCCGCCGGATCAAGGGCCTCTGGCTGCTGGTGGATGACGTGGTGACCACTGGAACCACTTTCCTTCGCGCGCGCAAAGCCCTGCTCGAGGCGGGGGCTGCCAAGGTTTACGGCGCGGCAATTGCGGTCAAAAGCCCACACGATCTGTCGCGGTATTCTCTATAA
- the mtnA gene encoding S-methyl-5-thioribose-1-phosphate isomerase, giving the protein MRAVPFRFENNTFWLLDQRRLPFEEVWVPCQTARDIAAGIREMVVRGAPAIGVTAAYGMVLAHLSGEDLAEADALLRQSRPTAVNLFYALDRMKPHWGSLEASLREAQAIWDEVQETELAISRHGAKVLRGQVLTHCNTGPLATGGYGTALGAIVEAHRQGRVTHVWVDETRPYLQGARLTAYELQKAGVPATLITDNMAAYLMGQGQVDAVILGTDRMALNGDFANKIGTYGLAILARYHGIPFYPALPLSSVDPRLENGNSIPIEQRSAREVTVIRGQPIAPEGFPAAHPGFDVTPHHLITGIVTEKGVLYPPFDEALRAALGVE; this is encoded by the coding sequence ATGCGCGCAGTGCCCTTTCGCTTTGAGAACAACACCTTCTGGCTCCTGGATCAGCGCAGGCTGCCCTTCGAGGAGGTCTGGGTGCCCTGCCAAACCGCCCGGGATATTGCCGCCGGCATCCGCGAGATGGTGGTGCGCGGGGCCCCGGCCATTGGGGTGACCGCGGCCTATGGAATGGTGCTGGCCCACCTCTCGGGCGAAGACCTGGCCGAAGCCGACGCCCTGCTGCGCCAGAGCCGCCCCACCGCGGTCAACCTGTTTTACGCCCTGGATCGCATGAAACCGCACTGGGGCAGCCTCGAGGCCTCGCTCAGGGAAGCCCAGGCCATCTGGGACGAGGTGCAGGAGACCGAGCTAGCCATCAGCCGGCATGGGGCAAAGGTGCTGAGGGGCCAGGTGCTCACCCACTGCAATACCGGCCCGCTGGCTACCGGGGGCTACGGCACTGCCCTGGGAGCCATTGTCGAGGCGCATCGGCAGGGCCGGGTGACCCACGTCTGGGTAGACGAGACCCGCCCCTACCTGCAGGGGGCCCGCCTGACCGCCTACGAGCTGCAAAAAGCCGGGGTGCCCGCCACCCTCATCACCGATAACATGGCCGCCTACCTGATGGGCCAGGGCCAGGTGGACGCGGTCATTCTGGGCACCGACCGCATGGCCCTGAACGGCGACTTTGCCAACAAGATCGGCACCTACGGCCTGGCTATTCTGGCCCGGTACCACGGCATTCCGTTCTACCCGGCCCTGCCGCTCTCCTCGGTAGACCCCCGGCTGGAAAACGGCAACAGCATCCCCATCGAGCAACGTTCGGCGAGGGAAGTAACGGTGATTCGGGGCCAGCCCATCGCACCCGAGGGCTTTCCGGCAGCCCACCCCGGCTTCGATGTGACCCCCCATCACCTGATTACCGGCATCGTAACCGAGAAGGGGGTGCTCTACCCCCCTTTCGACGAGGCCCTGCGGGCCGCCCTGGGCGTGGAGTAA
- a CDS encoding serine hydrolase — translation MKPVRFMALLLFGLLLAVAQAPLSPKAALERLFTERPARAEWFAPAFLQQVPLAQVEAILQQLLGGLGRYEGVEPDGPNFRVNFERGVVPAQIALDSEGRIQGLFFRPPQPKAALTPEQLLAEYRKLPGEVSVLVLEGPQERLSLNADRALAVGSSFKLAVLEALRQQIEAGQRRWSDTVPLRPEWKSLPSGTLQNLPDGTPLSLEQYATQMISISDNTATDALISIVGRAEVEKLAPRNRPFLTTREAFVLKNPQNREWLERYRANPAERAALLPQLARLPLPDVSVFAGGPVALDVEWFFSTRELCALMGRVQALPLMSLNPGLANPADWQRVAYKGGSEPGVLNLTTWLTAKDGRQYCVSATWNNPQARLDENQFFLLYTSLLNSLK, via the coding sequence ATGAAACCGGTTCGCTTTATGGCCCTGCTGCTGTTTGGTTTGCTACTCGCGGTAGCGCAGGCCCCCCTCAGCCCCAAAGCGGCTCTCGAGCGCCTCTTCACCGAGCGCCCGGCCAGGGCCGAGTGGTTTGCCCCGGCCTTCTTGCAGCAGGTGCCGCTGGCCCAGGTGGAAGCCATTCTCCAGCAACTGCTGGGCGGGCTGGGGCGCTACGAGGGCGTGGAGCCGGACGGCCCCAACTTTCGGGTGAACTTCGAGCGCGGCGTGGTGCCCGCACAGATCGCGCTGGACAGCGAGGGGCGCATCCAGGGGCTGTTCTTTAGGCCGCCCCAGCCCAAGGCCGCCCTGACCCCCGAGCAGCTCCTGGCCGAGTACCGCAAGCTACCGGGAGAGGTCAGCGTGCTGGTGCTGGAAGGCCCCCAGGAGCGCCTGAGCCTGAACGCCGACCGCGCGCTGGCGGTGGGCTCGAGCTTCAAACTAGCCGTGCTGGAAGCCCTGCGCCAGCAGATCGAAGCCGGGCAGCGCCGCTGGAGCGATACCGTGCCGCTGCGCCCGGAGTGGAAAAGCCTGCCCAGCGGCACCCTGCAAAACCTGCCCGACGGAACCCCCCTGAGCCTCGAGCAGTACGCCACCCAGATGATCTCCATCTCCGACAACACCGCCACCGACGCACTAATAAGCATTGTCGGGCGGGCCGAGGTGGAAAAGCTCGCCCCCCGCAACCGGCCCTTCCTGACGACCCGCGAGGCTTTTGTGCTCAAGAACCCGCAAAACCGGGAGTGGCTCGAGCGCTACCGGGCCAACCCCGCGGAGCGGGCCGCCCTGCTCCCCCAACTGGCCCGCCTGCCCCTGCCCGACGTGAGCGTGTTTGCCGGGGGGCCGGTGGCCCTTGACGTGGAGTGGTTTTTCAGCACCCGCGAGCTGTGCGCGCTGATGGGCCGGGTACAGGCCCTACCCCTGATGTCGCTCAACCCCGGCCTTGCCAACCCCGCCGACTGGCAGCGCGTGGCCTACAAAGGGGGCTCCGAGCCGGGCGTCCTGAACCTGACCACCTGGCTTACCGCCAAGGATGGCAGGCAGTACTGCGTCTCGGCCACCTGGAACAACCCCCAGGCCCGGCTCGACGAAAACCAGTTCTTCTTGCTCTACACCAGCCTGCTAAACAGCTTGAAGTAG
- the glgP gene encoding alpha-glucan family phosphorylase → MNVIGRIVSMPSLPEALKGLGELAYNLWWSWSPEAQHLFEQINPSQWKRFRANPVRALLEAEPERLTALAENAGYVGAVEATLARFHRYLQSRPQKPPRIAYFSMEYGFHESLPIYSGGLGILAGDHIKAASDLGLDLTAVGMFYHEGYFRQQLTPEGQQHEIYEDLRPEELPLVVVSKDGKPLKVGVEFPGRTVYVMAYKAQVGTIPVYLMSTNLPENRPEDRALTARLYAPGQEIRIEQEMILGIGGVRLLRALGLAPEVWHMNEGHAAFLGLERMREMVAAGSSFGEALEATSAGALFTTHTPVPAGHDSFPLDLVERYLDGWWNKLGISKEEFIALGREEKSYGPVFSMSNLALHTSRAAGGVSALHGEVSREMFKHLWKGLEPEEVPIGHITNGIHTFSFLHPEMHALYERSFPKTWAEQLHDPSQWTVERLEESELWHIRNKLRAHLVEEVRARLFEQRRRNGDLPASLRAAEKVLDPTVLTIGFARRFATYKRAILMFTDPDRLVSILNGPLPVQFVFAGKAHPKDEPGKEFIKKLAEKIKGLGLEDKMILLEDYDIGLARTLVQGVDVWLNTPRRPMEASGTSGMKAALNGALNFSVLDGWWAEAFNTTNGWAIGDGRTYATEEAQDYADAQSFYDTLQYKIIPLFYARGAVGTPSGWLAMVRDSIRTCGPTYSAQRMVDEYHRKFYTPLAQRSAHLLEKNAAALKEVADWKKQVQSAWDNVKVWVEAPSTTINQPLQLRAFVQAYGVPTKTLRVELVVRRNSGDLEVVALQHAGQENDALLYTGSYHPARPGSYEYGVRVVATHPELSSPREVTFVKWAGAVVEEPVKV, encoded by the coding sequence ATGAACGTAATTGGCCGAATCGTCAGCATGCCCAGCCTACCCGAAGCCCTCAAGGGCCTCGGCGAGCTGGCCTACAACCTGTGGTGGAGCTGGAGCCCCGAAGCCCAGCACCTCTTCGAGCAGATTAATCCTTCGCAGTGGAAGCGCTTCCGTGCTAATCCGGTACGGGCCTTGCTGGAAGCCGAGCCCGAGCGCCTGACCGCCCTGGCCGAGAACGCCGGCTACGTGGGCGCGGTCGAGGCCACCTTGGCCCGCTTCCACCGCTACCTGCAAAGCCGCCCCCAAAAGCCCCCACGAATCGCTTATTTCTCGATGGAGTACGGCTTCCACGAGTCGCTGCCCATCTACTCGGGCGGCCTGGGCATCCTGGCCGGCGACCACATCAAGGCCGCCTCCGACCTGGGGCTCGACCTGACCGCTGTCGGGATGTTCTACCACGAGGGCTACTTTCGCCAGCAGCTCACCCCCGAGGGCCAGCAGCACGAGATCTACGAAGACCTGCGGCCCGAAGAGCTACCGCTGGTGGTGGTCAGCAAGGACGGCAAGCCCCTCAAGGTGGGGGTGGAGTTTCCCGGACGCACCGTATATGTGATGGCTTACAAGGCGCAGGTAGGCACCATTCCGGTCTACCTGATGAGCACCAACCTGCCCGAAAACCGGCCCGAAGACCGCGCCCTCACCGCAAGGCTCTACGCCCCCGGGCAGGAAATCCGCATTGAGCAGGAGATGATTCTGGGTATTGGCGGGGTGCGGCTGTTGCGGGCCCTGGGCCTGGCCCCCGAGGTCTGGCACATGAACGAGGGCCACGCGGCCTTTTTGGGCCTCGAGCGCATGCGCGAGATGGTGGCTGCCGGAAGCTCCTTTGGCGAGGCCCTCGAGGCCACCTCGGCAGGGGCGCTCTTCACCACCCACACCCCCGTACCCGCCGGCCACGACAGCTTCCCGCTGGATCTGGTGGAGCGCTACCTGGACGGCTGGTGGAACAAGCTGGGCATCAGCAAGGAGGAGTTTATCGCCCTGGGCCGCGAGGAAAAAAGCTACGGCCCGGTCTTCAGCATGTCCAACCTGGCCCTCCACACCTCCCGCGCCGCCGGGGGGGTCTCGGCCCTGCACGGCGAGGTCTCGCGCGAGATGTTCAAGCACCTGTGGAAGGGCCTCGAGCCCGAGGAAGTTCCCATCGGGCACATCACCAACGGCATTCACACCTTTAGCTTCCTGCACCCCGAGATGCACGCCCTCTACGAGCGCAGCTTCCCCAAAACCTGGGCCGAGCAGCTCCACGACCCCAGCCAGTGGACGGTGGAACGGCTCGAGGAGAGCGAGCTTTGGCATATTCGGAACAAGCTGCGGGCACACCTGGTCGAGGAGGTGCGGGCCCGGCTCTTCGAGCAGCGCCGCCGCAACGGCGACCTCCCGGCCAGCCTGCGGGCGGCAGAAAAGGTGCTCGACCCAACCGTGCTGACCATCGGTTTTGCCCGCCGCTTTGCCACCTACAAGCGGGCCATCCTGATGTTCACCGACCCCGATCGGCTGGTCTCCATTTTGAATGGCCCCCTGCCGGTGCAGTTTGTGTTCGCCGGTAAAGCCCACCCCAAGGACGAGCCCGGCAAGGAGTTCATCAAGAAGCTGGCCGAGAAAATCAAGGGACTGGGCCTCGAGGACAAGATGATTCTGCTCGAGGATTACGACATAGGCCTGGCCCGCACCCTGGTGCAGGGGGTGGACGTCTGGCTCAACACCCCCCGCCGCCCCATGGAGGCCTCGGGCACCTCGGGCATGAAGGCGGCCCTGAACGGCGCTTTGAACTTCTCGGTTCTGGACGGCTGGTGGGCCGAGGCTTTCAACACCACCAACGGCTGGGCCATTGGCGACGGTCGCACCTACGCCACCGAAGAAGCCCAGGATTACGCCGACGCCCAGAGCTTCTACGATACCCTGCAGTACAAGATCATCCCGCTGTTCTACGCCCGGGGCGCGGTGGGCACCCCCAGCGGCTGGCTGGCTATGGTGCGCGACAGCATCCGCACCTGTGGCCCCACCTACTCGGCCCAGCGCATGGTGGACGAGTATCACCGCAAGTTCTATACCCCGCTGGCCCAGCGCTCGGCGCACCTTCTGGAGAAAAACGCCGCAGCACTCAAAGAAGTAGCAGACTGGAAAAAACAGGTGCAAAGCGCCTGGGACAACGTAAAAGTCTGGGTGGAGGCCCCCTCCACCACCATCAACCAGCCCCTGCAACTGCGGGCCTTTGTGCAGGCCTACGGCGTCCCTACCAAGACCCTACGGGTCGAACTGGTGGTGCGGCGCAACAGCGGCGATCTGGAAGTGGTGGCCCTCCAGCACGCCGGCCAGGAGAACGACGCCCTGCTCTACACCGGCAGCTACCACCCGGCCCGCCCCGGCAGCTACGAGTACGGGGTGCGGGTGGTGGCGACGCACCCGGAACTCTCGAGCCCCCGCGAGGTCACTTTCGTAAAGTGGGCCGGAGCTGTAGTGGAAGAGCCGGTGAAGGTATAG
- a CDS encoding YkgJ family cysteine cluster protein encodes MSPELRRAVSKAHEQLERRTAAYLAERGVRVSCGPGCKACCSAWVVVGLAEAEYLREALEAHQPEALARIEAEGRKRLARIARQKHLSDFPTRYFLENRPCPLLTPEGFCSTHPHRPLACRGLLTNLSARYCVPGVVPALRGREKTAYRAQLRPWHGPEHYLKVPWLLSERTAQKLWAAEQHKRGFVVIGELIGLVFLLGQHDFQEALRGGLETVRQTLEKRRLLGGAYGFWVG; translated from the coding sequence ATGAGCCCTGAGTTGCGCCGGGCGGTGAGCAAAGCCCACGAACAACTCGAGCGCCGCACCGCGGCTTATCTGGCGGAGCGCGGGGTGCGGGTGAGCTGCGGCCCGGGCTGCAAGGCCTGCTGCTCGGCCTGGGTGGTGGTCGGACTGGCCGAGGCGGAGTACCTGCGGGAGGCGCTCGAGGCCCACCAGCCCGAGGCGCTGGCCCGCATCGAGGCCGAGGGCCGCAAACGACTGGCGCGCATTGCTCGACAAAAGCACCTGTCCGACTTCCCCACCCGCTACTTCCTGGAAAACCGCCCATGCCCGCTGCTAACCCCGGAAGGGTTCTGCTCAACACACCCACACCGTCCTTTGGCCTGCCGCGGGCTGCTGACCAACCTCTCGGCCCGTTACTGCGTGCCAGGGGTGGTGCCGGCCCTTCGAGGCCGCGAAAAAACCGCATACAGAGCACAGCTAAGACCCTGGCATGGCCCCGAGCATTATCTGAAAGTGCCCTGGCTGCTCTCCGAGCGCACCGCCCAGAAACTCTGGGCCGCGGAGCAGCATAAGCGCGGTTTTGTGGTGATTGGAGAGCTGATCGGTTTGGTTTTTCTGCTGGGACAACACGATTTCCAGGAAGCCCTGCGAGGGGGGCTGGAAACGGTTCGGCAAACCCTGGAAAAACGCCGGCTGCTGGGAGGGGCCTATGGTTTTTGGGTGGGTTGA
- a CDS encoding YbjN domain-containing protein, which translates to MDTVLREVTTEEVRILLDQFGLNAEQVKEDLFNLELPNGLRGHLITYGGSHVSSLQLRAGFSGFDRVEPRHLLNWNRRYRFSKAYFDADNDPVLESDLRLEGVTPEAIHAFVHDFGDQVTLFFSYLRMIDAGLVE; encoded by the coding sequence ATGGATACGGTTCTGCGCGAAGTTACCACCGAAGAGGTGCGAATTCTTCTGGATCAGTTCGGCCTCAATGCCGAGCAGGTCAAAGAAGACCTGTTTAACCTAGAACTGCCCAACGGCCTGCGAGGCCACCTGATCACCTATGGGGGTTCGCATGTGAGCAGCCTACAATTGCGGGCCGGATTCTCGGGCTTCGACCGGGTAGAGCCGCGCCATCTGCTCAACTGGAACCGGCGCTACCGCTTCAGCAAGGCCTACTTCGACGCCGACAACGACCCCGTTTTGGAAAGCGATCTGCGCCTGGAAGGGGTTACCCCAGAGGCCATCCACGCCTTCGTGCACGACTTTGGCGACCAGGTCACCCTATTTTTTTCCTATCTACGCATGATTGATGCCGGCTTGGTGGAGTAG
- the tilS gene encoding tRNA lysidine(34) synthetase TilS, protein MVPEGSLVAAVSGGGDSVALLLLLTSTPRKVVVAHLDHSLRPESGQDALWVKALAERLGYPFESEKLDVAKIAAERGGNLEATARELRYGFLAKVAKKHQAQAILTAHTEDDQAETVLLQLLQGTGRGLGMRPKRGKVVRPLLELSRSTLRAYLRCKQQDWLEDISNADTSLDRNFLRHEIFPRLKARFPQTQTALARFAAISQLDDEALDPLAEQLLLRDRRWPCPAYRVAPLLQAPTGLRRRALRQILEHLRLRPEMGWVVQLERALHGEAFTLPEGWQVRRRDGTLFLIPPVIDTFPPWRGSRLPLPGDLIDLPKGLVRLVDFFTEHSLPPELKQNWPVRAVGNVVREVWNLWPESEDLEHMRSALEQARLAQQAGEVPIGAVVVWDGEVLAEAHNQVEQQCDATAHAELLALQQALHKRHSKVLPGATVYVTLEPCPMCFGALMEAQVRRVVYAVENLKAGAVTVHRMKPPFEWEGGWLERESAKLLRDFFSQKRVQP, encoded by the coding sequence ATGGTGCCCGAAGGCAGCCTGGTTGCTGCCGTATCGGGCGGGGGCGACTCGGTAGCGCTTTTGCTTTTGCTCACCTCCACCCCCCGCAAGGTGGTGGTGGCCCACCTCGATCACTCATTGCGGCCTGAGTCAGGCCAGGACGCGCTGTGGGTCAAAGCCCTGGCCGAGCGCCTGGGCTATCCTTTTGAATCGGAAAAACTGGACGTAGCCAAAATCGCTGCGGAGCGCGGGGGCAACCTCGAGGCCACCGCCCGCGAGCTGCGCTACGGCTTTCTGGCTAAGGTAGCCAAAAAGCACCAGGCCCAGGCCATTCTGACCGCCCACACCGAGGACGATCAGGCCGAAACGGTGCTGCTGCAGCTTTTACAGGGCACCGGAAGGGGTCTGGGCATGCGCCCCAAGCGGGGGAAGGTGGTGCGGCCCTTGCTCGAGCTCAGCCGCAGCACCTTACGGGCTTATCTGAGGTGCAAGCAGCAGGACTGGCTCGAGGACATCTCCAACGCCGACACCTCGCTGGATCGGAACTTCCTTCGCCACGAAATTTTCCCCCGGCTCAAAGCGCGTTTTCCCCAGACCCAGACCGCTCTGGCCCGCTTCGCCGCCATCTCCCAGCTCGACGACGAAGCCCTCGACCCCCTGGCCGAACAGCTCCTGCTGCGCGACCGGCGCTGGCCCTGCCCGGCCTACCGCGTCGCACCACTGCTACAGGCCCCCACCGGCCTGCGCCGGCGGGCTTTGCGGCAGATCCTCGAGCACCTCAGGCTACGCCCCGAGATGGGCTGGGTGGTGCAGCTCGAGCGGGCCCTGCACGGCGAGGCCTTTACCCTGCCCGAAGGCTGGCAGGTGCGCCGGCGCGATGGCACCCTGTTTCTGATTCCCCCGGTGATCGACACCTTCCCCCCCTGGCGGGGCTCGAGGCTCCCCCTGCCCGGCGATCTGATCGACCTGCCCAAGGGTCTGGTGCGGCTGGTGGACTTCTTTACCGAACACAGCCTCCCACCCGAGCTTAAGCAGAACTGGCCGGTGCGCGCAGTGGGCAACGTGGTGCGTGAGGTCTGGAACCTCTGGCCCGAGTCGGAGGATCTGGAGCACATGCGCAGCGCCCTCGAGCAGGCCCGGCTGGCCCAGCAAGCAGGCGAAGTGCCCATCGGGGCCGTGGTGGTCTGGGATGGTGAGGTGCTGGCCGAGGCCCACAACCAGGTCGAGCAGCAGTGCGATGCCACCGCCCACGCCGAGCTGCTGGCCCTCCAGCAGGCCCTCCACAAACGGCACAGCAAGGTGCTGCCCGGCGCTACCGTGTATGTAACCCTCGAGCCCTGCCCTATGTGCTTCGGCGCGCTGATGGAAGCCCAGGTGCGGCGGGTGGTGTATGCGGTGGAGAACCTGAAGGCCGGGGCGGTGACGGTGCATCGCATGAAACCCCCCTTTGAGTGGGAAGGGGGCTGGCTCGAGCGCGAATCGGCTAAACTGCTGCGGGACTTCTTCTCCCAGAAGCGCGTGCAGCCCTGA
- the truD gene encoding tRNA pseudouridine(13) synthase TruD produces MPVLPKLRFDFDAYPYLTPDLPGVDGVIRHRPQDFQVDEVPAYSPLGSGEHLFVRIEKVGLTTRAVVEFLRDRLQISEAQIGVAGLKDKHALTRQWFSIPARYEARLEGLAGLEGVRVLEQARHPHKLKVGHLRGNRFRILIRSGDGAGLSRFRAEAILRVLEHQGVPNYYGPQRFGIGGLNPLKGYELVKQGKVHAPSWLKKFLVSSLQSLLFNDWLALRLQMGLFGQVIEGDVAKKHDTGGEFVVQDAEAENPRALRFEISATGPLYGKKYREAQGPARALEDQVLQKYELERGHFASRRGDRRLIRFPLTEWGVEETAEGLWVSFFLPKGAYATAVLREVMKRNPEEGELEAEMEE; encoded by the coding sequence ATGCCGGTATTGCCCAAGCTGCGTTTCGACTTCGATGCCTATCCGTACCTGACCCCAGACCTGCCGGGGGTGGACGGGGTGATTCGCCACCGGCCCCAGGATTTTCAGGTGGACGAGGTACCGGCCTACAGCCCGCTGGGCAGTGGGGAGCACCTTTTCGTGCGGATCGAGAAGGTGGGCCTGACCACCCGGGCCGTTGTGGAGTTCCTGCGCGACCGCCTGCAGATTAGCGAGGCCCAGATCGGGGTGGCCGGTCTCAAGGACAAGCACGCCCTGACCCGGCAGTGGTTCAGCATCCCGGCCCGTTACGAGGCGCGCCTGGAGGGGCTGGCCGGGCTGGAGGGGGTGCGGGTGCTGGAACAGGCCCGGCACCCGCACAAGCTCAAAGTGGGGCATCTGCGGGGCAACCGCTTCCGTATTCTGATCCGCAGCGGGGATGGGGCCGGCTTATCCCGGTTTCGAGCCGAGGCTATTTTGCGGGTGCTCGAGCACCAGGGGGTGCCCAACTACTACGGCCCCCAGCGCTTTGGCATCGGAGGATTGAACCCGCTCAAGGGCTATGAGCTGGTCAAGCAGGGTAAGGTGCACGCCCCCTCCTGGCTAAAGAAATTTCTGGTCTCGAGCCTGCAAAGCCTGCTCTTCAACGACTGGCTGGCCCTGCGCCTGCAGATGGGACTTTTTGGGCAGGTGATCGAAGGGGATGTAGCCAAAAAACACGACACCGGCGGAGAGTTTGTGGTGCAGGACGCAGAAGCCGAGAACCCTCGAGCCCTGCGCTTTGAAATCAGCGCCACCGGGCCCCTCTACGGCAAAAAATACCGCGAGGCCCAGGGGCCGGCCCGCGCCCTGGAAGACCAGGTACTGCAGAAATACGAGCTCGAGCGCGGCCACTTCGCCTCGCGCCGGGGGGATCGCCGCCTGATCCGCTTTCCCCTTACCGAGTGGGGTGTGGAAGAAACCGCGGAAGGGCTCTGGGTGAGCTTCTTTCTGCCCAAGGGGGCCTACGCTACCGCCGTTTTGCGCGAGGTGATGAAGCGAAACCCCGAGGAGGGGGAGCTGGAAGCCGAAATGGAGGAGTAG